A portion of the Candidatus Eisenbacteria bacterium genome contains these proteins:
- a CDS encoding SDR family oxidoreductase, which produces MLVTGASGYIGGRLVPELLARGYRVRVMVRAASPVYKERWPEAEIAVADALEIDRLREALEGVDTAYYLIHSLLLGPRGFASADIKAAANFRRAAEEKKVRRIIYLGGLGDTQTQLSSHLQSRIHVAEELKQGTVPVTILQAAIIIGSGSASDEIIQHLVRRLPIIPIPRWAKTRCQPIAIRDVIRYLVGVLETPEAAGKSFHIGGNDVLTYEDMLKIRAKVMNKKRLFVPFMVSNIRFYSYVGSLLTPVPDHITRCLIEGLKNEVVCQDNSIRQLLPFQPLGHKEAIIRTMNRVEQDDIRTRWSDAYPPAHELALRLHECKEVPKFTASYSLVTEKAASALFQSICKVGGRGGWFSNNWMWRLRGAVDRILLGVGTSRGRRSQTTLKINDVIDFWRTEDLQMNRRLLLRAEMKLPGRAWLEFNIQEGEGVGHAPLIQTGEGKRRLSVAAHYFPHGLWGEIYWYLFLPFHRLLFNDLIKQIERRS; this is translated from the coding sequence GTGTTAGTGACAGGTGCTTCCGGCTACATCGGGGGAAGATTGGTTCCGGAGCTGTTGGCCCGCGGATACCGGGTCAGAGTAATGGTAAGAGCAGCATCTCCTGTATATAAGGAGCGTTGGCCGGAGGCGGAGATCGCTGTTGCCGATGCACTTGAAATCGACCGTCTGAGAGAGGCCCTGGAAGGTGTCGACACTGCATATTATTTGATTCACTCGTTGCTTCTGGGGCCGAGAGGATTTGCATCAGCGGACATAAAGGCGGCCGCGAATTTCCGAAGGGCTGCGGAAGAGAAGAAGGTCAGAAGGATTATATATCTTGGAGGACTTGGCGATACTCAGACCCAGCTTTCGTCTCATTTGCAGAGTCGAATCCACGTAGCCGAGGAGCTGAAGCAAGGAACAGTCCCCGTGACAATCCTGCAGGCAGCGATCATCATCGGGTCCGGAAGCGCCTCGGATGAAATTATTCAACATCTGGTAAGAAGACTCCCCATAATCCCCATCCCGCGCTGGGCAAAGACAAGATGCCAGCCCATTGCCATCCGCGATGTAATCAGGTATCTGGTCGGGGTCCTGGAAACGCCTGAAGCAGCCGGCAAATCCTTTCATATCGGGGGTAATGATGTCCTAACCTATGAGGACATGTTGAAGATTCGTGCCAAAGTGATGAACAAGAAGAGACTTTTTGTCCCGTTCATGGTTTCCAACATTCGGTTCTATTCCTACGTGGGGAGCCTCCTGACGCCGGTTCCAGACCACATAACGCGCTGTTTGATTGAAGGTCTGAAGAATGAGGTCGTCTGTCAGGATAATTCCATTCGACAATTACTGCCATTCCAGCCGTTAGGCCATAAAGAGGCCATTATCAGAACAATGAATCGCGTAGAACAGGATGACATACGTACCCGCTGGTCTGACGCTTATCCACCTGCTCACGAATTGGCATTGAGACTCCATGAGTGCAAGGAGGTCCCCAAGTTCACTGCCTCTTACTCGCTGGTTACGGAGAAGGCCGCCTCTGCACTCTTTCAATCCATCTGCAAAGTTGGGGGCAGAGGGGGCTGGTTCTCCAACAACTGGATGTGGCGGCTGCGCGGAGCGGTTGACCGAATTCTGCTAGGCGTAGGAACCTCTCGCGGCCGGAGGAGCCAGACAACTTTGAAGATCAATGACGTAATAGACTTCTGGCGCACAGAGGATCTTCAGATGAATCGGCGCCTTCTGCTCCGGGCGGAAATGAAGCTCCCCGGGCGGGCATGGCTGGAATTCAATATCCAGGAAGGAGAGGGGGTCGGCCACGCCCCACTCATACAGACTGGCGAGGGGAAGAGAAGATTGTCAGTCGCCGCCCATTACTTTCCGCATGGTCTCTGGGGCGAGATATACTGGTACCTATTCCTGCCATTTCACCGCCTGCTTTTCAATGACCTGATCAAGCAGATTGAAAGACGGAGCTAA
- a CDS encoding transcriptional regulator, whose amino-acid sequence MDSKEFQVLRQKLEKTQEQMAQLLGTSVKAIQSFEQGWRKIPVHVERQVLFLGALKIGTRKRPRPCWEIRGCPPKTRDTCPAWEFNAGHLCWFICGTICRGKPRDNWSKKIVTCRRCEVFARHMKHA is encoded by the coding sequence ATGGACAGCAAAGAATTTCAGGTTCTCCGCCAAAAACTTGAGAAAACCCAAGAACAGATGGCGCAACTCCTGGGAACATCCGTCAAGGCAATTCAAAGCTTTGAGCAAGGTTGGAGAAAGATACCGGTGCACGTGGAGCGCCAGGTGCTCTTTCTAGGCGCCCTTAAGATTGGAACCCGCAAGCGGCCTCGTCCTTGCTGGGAAATTCGCGGCTGTCCCCCTAAGACTCGAGATACCTGCCCTGCGTGGGAATTCAACGCCGGCCATCTCTGCTGGTTCATCTGCGGCACGATATGCCGGGGCAAGCCCCGGGATAACTGGTCCAAGAAAATTGTTACATGCCGGAGATGTGAAGTTTTCGCAAGGCACATGAAACACGCATAG